The region TCTGCTCAAACCGGTGAAGTTCGCAGAACTACTTGAAAAGCTTACAGCGGCTTGTAAAAAGAAAAATGCACAGCAACTGAAAATTAACAGTGCAAAAATACAAAAATAATTTGGCATCATAAGGCATATTTTTATTAAATACTGTTGAAACTTAAACTATACGCCCGTGAGGCGAAAAAATAATAAAACATAAAAAGGAGGGTAACAAAATGCGTAAATTGTGGTTTAAACTTACAGGTATGATTACAATGACATTTCTTGTTATAGCCAATGCAGCTTTGGCGGGAGGGGAGAAAGCTTCACTTCTCGTTATAGTAGCCGACACCCGTAAGTTAAGCGGCTGGGAGGCATGGTTTGCCAATCTTTATAATGAAAGTCATGTGTATTTCACAATTTTAACAGTTGTATCCATTCCGATTATCGGAGTGATTTTTGGTGTTATAGCAGACCTGGTTATGTCCAGGATAGGAATAGACCTAAAATCCAGGGAATTGTCCGAACACTGAGATTTACGGCTATCCTTAAGGGAGAGAAATATAATTATAATAAATAATATTTTCTGGAGGTTATATCATGGATTGGTTATATGTTCTGATGCCCATTTCGGGAGTTACAGTATTCTGGCCAGGCCTTGTCATCCTTGGGGTCGGGGTCGGAATAATTGGTGGTTTTTTTGGTATGGGCGGGGCTTGGATGGTTACGCCCGGGCTTAATATTCTTGGTTTTCCCATGGCCTTTGCCATAGGAACCGATATTGCCCACATGGCTGGAAAGTCTCTTATTTCCACAATGCGGCACGGCAGGTTCGGAAATGTTGATTACCGGCTTGGCATGATCATGCTCGTAGGCACTATTGTGGGATTTGAGTGCGGCGCACAGATGATAATGTGGCTTGAACGAATAGGAAAAGTAGAGTTTATTGTACGATGGATGTATGTTGTACTTCTTATTCTTATCGCATGGATGGTTTTTGCAGATGTAGCTAAAAAGAAAAGAAAAGAAAAAGACGCCAGGGATCAAGGTCTGGATGTTGACAAACTTGCCACTGGTCTTGAATGGCACAAAACTTTTCATAAACTTAAAATACCCCCTATGATACATTTTAAGGCAGCTGGATTTACCTGCTCTGCGTGGCTGCCAATTTTTATCAGTTTTCTTACAGGCTGGCTGGCCGGCATCCTTGGCATAGGCGGAGGACTTATACGTATGCCCGCTCTTATCTATTTCATAGGTTGTCCTACCCACATAGCCGTCGGAACAGACCTTTTTGAAGTTATGATATCAGGTCTTTACGGAGCCGGCACATATACTTTCAAAGGCAGAACGGAACTTGTCGCCGTTGTTATAATGCTGTGCGGTGCCGCTGTAGGAGCACAAATCGGAACAGTAGCGACCAAATATATCAAAGGTTACGGAATTCGTATCGCTTTTGGAATTGCTGTTATCGGCTGCTGTGTTTCCATTATAATGAAGCTTATTCCAAGGTATGTGGCAGGAACCAAAGCTATAATGGATACTTGCTCAACAGTTCTTATACTAGGGCTTGTTGGCGCTTTGTCTCTGTATATTCTTGTCAGAATGATCCAGGGCGCAAAGAATGAAATTGCTATGAAGAAGGGAGGCGCTTAGCATGAGAAAGCATACTATGATAAAAAAACATGGCCTGTTTACCGTATTGTCTGCTTTATCATTTATTTTTATCTTTGCCTGCGGAAAATTAGGAAATGTAGATCAGGGCAGAGTTATCGAATTTGATAAAGAAAAAGCAACGGTTACACTAATAAGAGACTTTAATGCCGACCCGAAGAATCCGGACTATACACATCTTCCGCCTTATACATATGAGATGCCGAAGAACCCTGATGAAATCGGAGCTCTTCCCAAAGCCGGTAAACGTATGCAACTGGATACCGAGAAAAACCAGATAGTCATATTTGATACAGCCACACAAAACTTTAAAGCAATAGATTACAAAGTAATCGATCAGAAAGATAATGTGGCCAAGAAAGACCCACTGGTCTACGATGAGGAAACTGAGGAACCTAAAACTTTTCCTATTATAGACAAAGCAAATAAAACTATTACCCTTTATTCGGGTAGGCAAAAAATTCTCATTACTTTTTCACTTCCTGAGCAATATTTTGCTCTACCGGACGATACCTGGGATTCAGGAGATGAAGTCCGCATATATTATAAGGTGGAAGGGAAGGCAAGACGGTTTATGAATATCAGCAAAACCGATATTTTCAAGAAATAACAAATTGATGCCTTCATAAAAAGTCGTTTATTGACTTTTTGTGAAGGCGACTAAAACGGAGATAAAGCGGCAATGAATGATATGGAAAAAACCCTGCGCTTAAGAAGAGCTGTTGGAAAAGTTGCCGCCATACTTTGTGTTATTGTCTGTTTTTCACTCATTGATACAATAATAGCAGGGTTCAGGCAATCAGCAACCGAATTTGATGTTCTTCCGGGAACATCGGTAGAATTAAATGGGCTCACAGCAGAAAAGGTTAAAAGTGGCGATGAAATTGTCTATAAAAGCAGCTCAGATTTTATTCAAATTTCAATTGATTCACTTCAGAAAGGCCACTGGTTTGGTAATAACATGTGGCAGGGACATCTTATAATAAGTCCGGACGCAAAAGCCGGCGAATACAGCATCATCGTCGGCATTAAAGATATAAACCTGCAAAAAAAACACGATAAATTTCTTGTAAGAGTATATAAGGATTATGCGAAATATCAACAAAGCTTCAAATCTGTAATAAAACGATACATAGATATTTCGCCATGGGTTTTTGCGGCTTCTTTTTTACCGTTTATTATTCTATCTTTCGGGTATATATTTATACTATCCGGAAAAATTGAAAATCAGATGGCAAAGCAGAAAAAGGCGGTAATTTACAAAGTAAAAAATACTAAAGAAACATGTGAAATCTTTTTTGGCTTGGGTATGGATCATGGCATTAAAGTAAGCACATGCCTTACCGTTTTCAATGATAAGGGCCAACCAGTGGGAACCGCTGTAGTTAATAGTGCAAATGGCATAGACTCTATTGCTTGCGCGGAATTGGGTTGCCTGATTAAACCCGGCTA is a window of Pseudomonadota bacterium DNA encoding:
- a CDS encoding sulfite exporter TauE/SafE family protein, with product MDWLYVLMPISGVTVFWPGLVILGVGVGIIGGFFGMGGAWMVTPGLNILGFPMAFAIGTDIAHMAGKSLISTMRHGRFGNVDYRLGMIMLVGTIVGFECGAQMIMWLERIGKVEFIVRWMYVVLLILIAWMVFADVAKKKRKEKDARDQGLDVDKLATGLEWHKTFHKLKIPPMIHFKAAGFTCSAWLPIFISFLTGWLAGILGIGGGLIRMPALIYFIGCPTHIAVGTDLFEVMISGLYGAGTYTFKGRTELVAVVIMLCGAAVGAQIGTVATKYIKGYGIRIAFGIAVIGCCVSIIMKLIPRYVAGTKAIMDTCSTVLILGLVGALSLYILVRMIQGAKNEIAMKKGGA
- a CDS encoding DUF4881 domain-containing protein: MIKKHGLFTVLSALSFIFIFACGKLGNVDQGRVIEFDKEKATVTLIRDFNADPKNPDYTHLPPYTYEMPKNPDEIGALPKAGKRMQLDTEKNQIVIFDTATQNFKAIDYKVIDQKDNVAKKDPLVYDEETEEPKTFPIIDKANKTITLYSGRQKILITFSLPEQYFALPDDTWDSGDEVRIYYKVEGKARRFMNISKTDIFKK